In Pirellulales bacterium, the sequence ATCAACCGATGGAGCGGTTTCATCTGAAAACCGCGCGCGGTCCATTCCGAGGCCAGCCAATCCAAGAGCGCCGGGTGTGTCGGACGTTCGCCTTGCCGGCCGAAATCGCCGCTCGATGCAACCAGCCCTCGCCCGAAATGTTGCTGCCACACCCGATTGACCATCACTCGCGGCGTTAGCGGATTATCGGGACTGGTCATCCAGCGCGCGAGTACCAGACGCCGTCCGGTGCTATGCCCCTGTGGTTGGATCGACGGTGCTTGCGGCGCGAGGACGCTCAAGAAGCCGGGCTCGATCGGTTCGTCATTGCCGGGGATGGTGGTCGCCGGCGCGTCAGTACCCGTGTCACGAGCCATCGCGGCTAGTGCCGGCGGTTCAGGCGCCGCTCCGTGTTCTTCGCGTATTTGTTTGCGCAGTGCTGCGTGTTCCTTGCGCTGCGTTTCGTTCATTCGTTTTGCGACGTCGTCCGGGCCGATCACCAATTGCCGCGACGCCAGCTCGATCATCTGCGCTTCCAGCGGTGTGCGACCGGCGGCCGGAGCGTCGAAGATCTTCTGCATGTAGTCCGGAAAGACGCTGCGCTTCTCGGCCATCAGCTTTGCGCGGTGTGGCGCTTCAATCGCGGCAATCTGGTCGCGTAGCGGTGCGGTCGCGGTCTCCCAGGCGGCCTGCCGCTCGGCCAGCGCGGCGCGCTCGGCGCCGCTGGCCAGTGGTTCGTCGTCCACGAGCGCTAGCGCCGCGAAAAACGATTGCAGACGAAAATAGTCAGCCTGCAACAGCGGGTCGTATTTATGATCGTGGCAGCGCGCGCAACCGATCGTCAGCCCCAGGAAGACTTGGCCGGTCACGTCGGTAATGTCATTGAGAATGTTGCTGCGCTGATCCGCCACGTCGCGGCCGTTTTCTTCGTACGGACCGAGTCGCAGATAGCCGGTCGCAACCAGGGCGCGCGGATCATCGGGGCGCAGCTCGTCGCCGGCCAATTGCTCGATGATGAACTGGTCGAAACCTTCGTCTCGGTTGAACGACTCGATGACGTAATCGCGATAGCGCCAGGCATTGGGGCGCAGATCGTCGGACTTGAATCCGTCGCTCTCGGCATATCGCACCAGGTCGAGCCATGATCGTGCCACGTGTTCGCCGTAGCGGGGTGACGCGAGCAGCCGGTCGATCATTCGCTCGCAAGCGTCGGGAGCGGTATCCGCCTCGAACGCGGTGACTTCATCAGGCGTCGGCGGCAATCCATGTAGGTCGAACGTCGCCCGGCGAATCAATGTGCGGCGGTCCGCTTCGGGGGCTGGCGTCACGTGGGCGGCCTGGAGCCGCTCGAGCAGAAACGCATCGACCGGATGATCGCCGGCCGCATCGATCGTGGGCACGGTCGGCCGAACGCACGGTTGCCAGGCCCAGTAGTCGCGGTCCTCGGCGGTGAATGTCGTGGCTTCGGCCGCGCGCACCGTCGGCAGCGAGAAGCTGCTCGCGACGAATGCCACCAAGCATGCAAACGCGATGAGCGTGTGGTGGCGGGAAGGCATCGGACGCACCTACGGCGGGAGAACTCGGGCGGCATGCGGCCCCGCGGGAGTTTGCGCCGCCCCCGAGGCCACTGGATAGCCTAAAGGGATCGCCGGCGCAATTCAACGCGCGGTTCGAGGAATGGGCCTGATTGCTGGCAGCCGGACACGGGCAGCAGTTAGATTGCCCGGTCGCTACAATCTCTCCATGCGTGACGATGCCCGACCTGCCGCCCCTGCCGGTAATTCCGTGGCACGCGTCGTGCTGGCCAGTTTCATCGGCACCACGATCGAGTGGTACGACTTCTTCCTGTATGGCACCGCGGCGGCGCTGGTCTTCAACAAGCTCTTTTTTCCTACGCTCGATCCCTTCGCCGGCACGATGGCCTCGTTCGCCACCTACGCCGTCGGATTCTTCGCCCGCCCTGTCGGTGGGATCGTCTTCGGCCACTTCGGCGATCGGATGGGGCGGAAATCGATGCTGGTTACGACCCTGATGCTGATGGGCATGGCCACGTTTCTGATCGGCGTGTTACCGACGTACGACCAGGTGGGCAAGCTAGCGCCGATCCTGCTCGTGACGTTGCGCTTCGTACAAGGATTTGGCGTCGGCGGCGAATGGGGCGGCGCCGTGCTGATGGTCGTCGAGCATGGCCACCAGGGACGCCGCGGGCTAAACGCCAGTTGGGTGCAGGCCGGCGTGCCGGCTGGCATGGTGCTGGCCACCACGATCTTCGGTCTCTTCTCGTGGCTTCCCGACGAGGCGTTTCTTAGCTGGGGATGGCGCCTGCCATTTCTGCTGGGCATCGCGTTGTTATGCGTCGGGCTGTTCATTCGCTTACAGATCCTGGAAAGCCCTCTGTTCGCGAAAATGCGCGATCGCAACGAACAAGCGGGCATTCCGTTCTTCGCCGTGCTCAAGCGCTATCCGCGCAATATTCTGTTGGCGATGGGCGCGCGGGTCGCGGAAAATGGCAGCTTCTATATTTTCACCGTTTTCGTACTGACCTACGCCACGGTCGAATTGAACGTCTCGCGGACTTCGGTCCTGACCGGCGTACTAGTTGCCTCGGTGGCTGAGTTCTTGGTTATTCCCGCCTTCGGCTTGCTGTCAGACCGCGTGGGGCGGCGCCCCGTTTATCTGGCGGGGGCGCTGGGCCTAGCCTTGTTTTCCTTTCCGTTTTTCTGGATGATCGATACCGGCCATCCGACGATCATTGGACTGGCGATCGTGATCGGATTGGTTGTGCAATCGGCGATGTACGCGCCGCAAGCGGCCTTCTTTTCGGAATTGTTCGGCACCGAGGTTCGCTACACCGGCGCCTCGATCGGCTATCATCTCGCCACGCCCTTGGCCGGCGGCCTGGCGCCGCTGGTTTGCATGGCCTTGTTGCGCTGGGCCGACGGCAGCCCCTGGCCGATCGCCCTGTACATGATCGGACTGTCAACGATCACGCTGGTGTCGGTATGGCTGGCGGCTGAAACGCGCGACGCGCAGTTGGGCGAAGCGGGAAGCCCGACGCGACCGAAGACTTGACGCGACGGTTCCGGCCGGCGATACCTCAGCTCTCGCTGCCCAACGCGGCGTATAAGCTGGGCAGGAACGTCGCGAGGTGGGACATTTCTTGCGAGCAATGGACCAGCAGCGCTGCCGCTTCGGCTGCGCCGGGCCGCATCAGCCAACCGGCGGCCGAGGCCGCCATGTCGCCCACGATCCCGCCGCGCCGGGCGCTGGCGTGCTCGCCACCGATCCAGAATCGCGACCGCATCTCTGCACCACCGTCGAGCGCGCTAACGTAGTGCAGCAGATAGCCGAAATCGAACGGCATGTTGGCAAAGCCCACACGTGCGCAGACGGCCGTGGCCCGCGTGGCATCGGTCAGAAGCCGTTCATCGAGACCCAATTCGCAAGGGGGCAGAAAGCGAATGTAATAGCGTCCCAAGGTGCTACCGACATATTCATCGACGCAAGAGGTCTGTCCCACGTAGCGCTCGCGCCCAGTGGTTCCGGGCACCACGGGCGTGGCCCACTCGGCATGCACGTGGGCGCGCGGATGCCACAGCTTATAGCGCTGCGGCTCGTCGCTATGCCAGCCGAACCACCAGTCGACCATTGCCGGCACGACGCCGGGCATGATCGTGTGAATCGCGATATGCAGCGCGCCACCGGTGGCAAGGCAGTAACCGTTCTCCAACACACGCTCGGGCGATTCCAGCGCGCGTCCCGCCTCGCCCAGCGGAGGCAGCAGAGGTTCGGCCACGGGGCCGTGCGCGATCGCTTCGTGCGCATGCGCCGGGAGCGCTGCCATTTGCGGATTCCAGAACCGCGCATACGGCTTTCCGTCCAGTTCGCCGGGCAGCATGCCCAGGCGACGTCGGTCGGCGGACTTGGGTGTCGTCATGGTCGCCCCATCCAACTGTGGAATCGGCCTTGTGGATCGTAATCGGCGCGCACCCGGTCCAAGCGCGCCAGGTGTTCGTCCGTGACGAAGCGCAAGGGGCGTTGCCCCAGGTTTTCGTCCGCCAATTGGCAGCCCGACGCCAGGTGCTCCATTTCACGCAGGCATCGGACAGGCCAATGCGCGAAGTCGGCATCGTCCTTCTCGTGCTGCCAGACCGAATAGAGTGCGATGTAGAGATCGTCCTCCATCGAGTACGCCATGTCAGGGCGAGTTGGCGGCGGCGCCCAATTCATCCACAGCATGTGTGACGGGGCTGGCGGCAACGTGGCGGCGATGTTTCGCAGGCCGGGGAGCAATTCTTCGATCCCGGCGCCGGTCCACATGTTGTCGACGGCGTAACGATGCTCGTCCGGATAATGGCGCCTCACGCCGTAATACAACGGACCCAAGCCTGACGGCACGAAAGGGATCGTGATCTTGGCTTTGGGGCGTAGCGGGCTTTTGTTCATGAATCGCACCCATTCCCAGGCTTCGCTCAACGAGCTGGCGAAAACCGGCGCGATGACCGTGATGCC encodes:
- a CDS encoding DUF1549 and DUF1553 domain-containing protein; this encodes MPSRHHTLIAFACLVAFVASSFSLPTVRAAEATTFTAEDRDYWAWQPCVRPTVPTIDAAGDHPVDAFLLERLQAAHVTPAPEADRRTLIRRATFDLHGLPPTPDEVTAFEADTAPDACERMIDRLLASPRYGEHVARSWLDLVRYAESDGFKSDDLRPNAWRYRDYVIESFNRDEGFDQFIIEQLAGDELRPDDPRALVATGYLRLGPYEENGRDVADQRSNILNDITDVTGQVFLGLTIGCARCHDHKYDPLLQADYFRLQSFFAALALVDDEPLASGAERAALAERQAAWETATAPLRDQIAAIEAPHRAKLMAEKRSVFPDYMQKIFDAPAAGRTPLEAQMIELASRQLVIGPDDVAKRMNETQRKEHAALRKQIREEHGAAPEPPALAAMARDTGTDAPATTIPGNDEPIEPGFLSVLAPQAPSIQPQGHSTGRRLVLARWMTSPDNPLTPRVMVNRVWQQHFGRGLVASSGDFGRQGERPTHPALLDWLASEWTARGFQMKPLHRLIMTSAAYRRASAPASDEMLARDADNAPYSRFARRRLSAEQLRDALLATSGELNLQMGGPGVLSELPKGLRSAYAWQPDADPAQRNRRSIYLLVRRNLREPLLEVFDMPDTHETCTRRMETTTAPQALFLWNAEWSLDRARALAARVEQTASADPERAIRAAYRLVFQRAAQPDEVASAARFLEQTGDAAAKPNSEAIVDLCHVLLNSNEFLFVD
- a CDS encoding MFS transporter, whose protein sequence is MRDDARPAAPAGNSVARVVLASFIGTTIEWYDFFLYGTAAALVFNKLFFPTLDPFAGTMASFATYAVGFFARPVGGIVFGHFGDRMGRKSMLVTTLMLMGMATFLIGVLPTYDQVGKLAPILLVTLRFVQGFGVGGEWGGAVLMVVEHGHQGRRGLNASWVQAGVPAGMVLATTIFGLFSWLPDEAFLSWGWRLPFLLGIALLCVGLFIRLQILESPLFAKMRDRNEQAGIPFFAVLKRYPRNILLAMGARVAENGSFYIFTVFVLTYATVELNVSRTSVLTGVLVASVAEFLVIPAFGLLSDRVGRRPVYLAGALGLALFSFPFFWMIDTGHPTIIGLAIVIGLVVQSAMYAPQAAFFSELFGTEVRYTGASIGYHLATPLAGGLAPLVCMALLRWADGSPWPIALYMIGLSTITLVSVWLAAETRDAQLGEAGSPTRPKT